In Streptomyces sp. NBC_01439, the following are encoded in one genomic region:
- a CDS encoding GTP-binding protein: MAFGTSSGAAPARSTTSAKIVVAGGFGVGKTTFVGAVSEINPLRTEAVMTSASAGIDDLTHTGDKTTTTVAMDFGRITLDQDLILYLFGTPGQDRFWFMWDDLVRGAIGAIVLVDTRRLADCFPAVDYFENSGLPFVVALNGFEGHQPYTPEEVREALQIGPGAPIITTDARHRADAKSALITLVEHALMARLK; encoded by the coding sequence GTGGCCTTCGGAACATCTAGCGGAGCGGCTCCTGCTCGCTCCACCACCTCCGCAAAGATCGTGGTGGCGGGCGGCTTCGGCGTGGGCAAGACCACGTTCGTCGGAGCCGTGTCGGAGATCAACCCGCTGCGCACCGAAGCCGTGATGACCAGCGCCTCGGCCGGGATCGACGACCTCACCCACACCGGTGACAAGACGACCACCACGGTCGCCATGGACTTCGGCCGCATCACGCTCGACCAGGACCTGATCCTGTACCTCTTCGGTACCCCGGGCCAGGACCGCTTCTGGTTCATGTGGGACGACCTCGTCCGCGGCGCCATCGGCGCCATCGTGCTCGTGGACACCCGCCGCCTCGCCGACTGCTTCCCGGCGGTCGACTACTTCGAGAACAGCGGCCTGCCCTTCGTCGTGGCCCTCAACGGCTTCGAGGGGCACCAGCCCTACACGCCGGAGGAAGTCCGCGAGGCGCTGCAGATCGGCCCCGGTGCTCCGATCATCACCACCGACGCCCGCCACCGCGCGGACGCCAAGAGCGCGCTCATCACGCTCGTCGAGCACGCGCTGATGGCGCGGCTCAAGTAA
- a CDS encoding DUF742 domain-containing protein → MTPPPAYSDSYGDSYSEGDQPLVRPYAMTGGRTRPRYQLAIEALVSTTADPMHLSGLLPEHQRICTLCREVKSVAEVSALLSMPLGVARILVADLAEAGMVAIHQPGNGEAGGTPDVTLLERVLSGLRNI, encoded by the coding sequence ATGACCCCGCCCCCCGCCTACTCCGATTCGTACGGAGACTCGTACTCGGAAGGCGATCAGCCGCTGGTGCGTCCGTACGCGATGACCGGCGGCCGGACCCGGCCCCGCTACCAGCTCGCCATCGAGGCGCTGGTCAGCACCACCGCCGATCCGATGCACCTGTCCGGCCTGCTCCCCGAGCACCAGCGCATCTGCACCCTGTGCCGCGAGGTCAAGTCGGTCGCCGAGGTCTCCGCACTGCTGTCGATGCCGCTCGGTGTCGCCCGGATCCTCGTCGCCGACCTGGCAGAGGCCGGAATGGTGGCCATCCACCAGCCGGGCAATGGAGAGGCCGGCGGCACGCCGGATGTAACGCTGCTCGAAAGGGTGCTCAGTGGCCTTCGGAACATCTAG
- a CDS encoding roadblock/LC7 domain-containing protein: protein MSQAAQNLNWLITNFVDNTPGVSHTVVVSADGLLLAMSEGFPRDRADQLAAVASGLTSLTAGASRIFEGGAVNQTVVEMDRGFLFLMSVSDGSSLAVLAHPECDIGLVGYEMALLVDRAGSVLTPDLRAELQGSLLG, encoded by the coding sequence ATGAGCCAGGCGGCACAGAACCTGAACTGGTTGATCACCAACTTCGTGGACAACACCCCCGGGGTGTCCCACACGGTGGTGGTCTCCGCCGACGGCCTCCTTCTGGCAATGTCCGAAGGATTCCCCCGCGACCGCGCCGATCAGCTGGCGGCCGTGGCCTCCGGACTGACCTCGCTGACCGCCGGTGCCTCCCGTATCTTCGAGGGTGGCGCCGTCAACCAGACCGTGGTCGAGATGGACCGGGGATTCCTCTTCCTCATGTCCGTCTCGGACGGATCCTCGCTGGCCGTACTGGCGCACCCCGAGTGCGACATCGGCCTCGTGGGCTACGAGATGGCCCTTCTGGTGGATCGCGCGGGCAGTGTCCTCACTCCGGACCTGCGCGCCGAACTGCAGGGAAGCCTGCTCGGCTGA